From a region of the Aulosira sp. FACHB-615 genome:
- a CDS encoding PEP-CTERM sorting domain-containing protein (PEP-CTERM proteins occur, often in large numbers, in the proteomes of bacteria that also encode an exosortase, a predicted intramembrane cysteine proteinase. The presence of a PEP-CTERM domain at a protein's C-terminus predicts cleavage within the sorting domain, followed by covalent anchoring to some some component of the (usually Gram-negative) cell surface. Many PEP-CTERM proteins exhibit an unusual sequence composition that includes large numbers of potential glycosylation sites. Expression of one such protein has been shown restore the ability of a bacterium to form floc, a type of biofilm.), translated as MASSVVKISLCAASFLVIGVWGQQSVWGLSNTSLREPEQTTSQAEVTGDENHTSPNHYYTPSLSLTPRSDAPVSSYIPAYSNRWANLSSTNPRPRKVPEPSVLLGLIAIAGCLGIQHQQKKAR; from the coding sequence ATGGCAAGTAGTGTGGTAAAAATTAGCCTGTGTGCTGCGTCTTTCTTGGTGATTGGTGTTTGGGGACAGCAGTCAGTTTGGGGTTTGAGCAACACTTCATTACGAGAACCAGAACAGACGACTTCCCAAGCAGAAGTAACTGGGGATGAAAATCATACCAGCCCAAATCATTACTACACACCCAGTTTGAGTCTCACCCCTAGAAGTGATGCACCTGTATCTAGTTACATCCCTGCCTATAGCAACAGGTGGGCAAACCTCAGTAGTACAAATCCACGCCCCCGGAAAGTCCCAGAACCTTCAGTCTTGCTGGGATTAATTGCGATCGCAGGTTGCTTAGGAATACAGCATCAGCAGAAAAAAGCTAGGTAA
- a CDS encoding response regulator, producing MTVNLLTINQQVHLNQLKRVLLIEDNHVNRMLLSDYLGYCGFNVKSLSNGTALFSTVNTFQPDLVLLDLKLPDIDGYWLLEQIQKHPYLSKIPVIVVSAFAFKADQERAIDLGARRYLVKPINLTALMMSIQEELACHCI from the coding sequence ATGACAGTAAATTTACTCACCATTAATCAGCAAGTGCATCTCAATCAATTAAAAAGAGTCTTATTAATTGAAGATAACCATGTAAACCGGATGTTGCTGAGTGACTATCTCGGTTACTGTGGATTTAATGTCAAAAGTCTGTCAAATGGTACAGCTTTATTTTCTACTGTCAACACATTTCAGCCCGATTTAGTGTTACTAGATTTAAAATTACCTGATATTGATGGCTATTGGCTGTTAGAACAAATTCAAAAACATCCATATTTATCTAAAATACCTGTGATTGTAGTTTCAGCTTTTGCTTTTAAAGCTGATCAAGAACGAGCTATAGATTTAGGCGCACGTCGTTATCTTGTAAAACCGATAAACCTTACCGCTTTGATGATGAGCATTCAAGAAGAGTTGGCTTGTCACTGTATATAA
- a CDS encoding NF038130 family PEP-CTERM protein, which translates to MKRTLKTLVIGASMAVGVSAIASNPAQAGVLTNATITGNDYIKYNVNGTNTEEAPGADLATILTGDSSSPTGNVELFASSEKAPLFTTSTNTTQRVLALRNFFNYNQVTTLSGEINGKQISLSSLTATDWFGASSVQAVTGAATNTLLNNAINGLYNSSNLATQWFNTTLSTYGVTANQTLFNTFLLAGGFQRFSDPNISYVNQNDTTGEIKIGLAGHLNAATLLGLNPENKIQVSELVKVSYNGGPSEILYSYKASDSGLISKDGTKSHNGNYEVTIQGIPVPTPEPTAVPEPSVVLGILGVAGIVATQRKLKKVSG; encoded by the coding sequence ATGAAAAGAACTTTGAAAACACTTGTAATTGGTGCCTCGATGGCTGTTGGCGTGAGTGCGATCGCCTCTAACCCAGCACAAGCTGGTGTTTTAACCAATGCCACCATTACTGGCAACGATTACATCAAATACAACGTTAATGGCACCAACACAGAGGAAGCTCCAGGTGCTGACTTAGCAACTATTTTAACTGGTGACAGCAGCAGCCCTACTGGTAATGTTGAGTTATTCGCTAGTAGTGAAAAAGCTCCCCTCTTCACAACCTCAACAAATACCACACAACGTGTTTTAGCACTGAGAAATTTCTTTAATTACAACCAAGTTACAACTTTAAGTGGTGAAATTAATGGCAAACAAATCTCTTTGAGTAGCCTGACGGCTACTGATTGGTTTGGTGCAAGCAGTGTACAGGCAGTAACAGGAGCAGCAACAAATACACTGTTAAACAACGCGATTAATGGGTTGTACAATTCATCTAATTTGGCAACTCAGTGGTTTAATACTACTTTATCTACTTATGGTGTGACTGCTAACCAAACCCTGTTTAACACATTTTTACTGGCAGGTGGATTTCAACGCTTCAGTGACCCCAATATTTCTTATGTCAACCAAAATGACACCACTGGAGAAATTAAGATTGGTTTAGCTGGTCACTTAAATGCAGCAACTCTTTTAGGACTAAACCCAGAAAACAAAATACAAGTCAGCGAACTTGTTAAGGTTTCTTATAACGGAGGGCCATCTGAAATCCTTTACAGTTATAAAGCCTCTGATTCTGGTCTAATTTCTAAAGATGGGACTAAATCTCATAATGGCAACTACGAAGTAACCATCCAAGGTATACCTGTACCAACTCCAGAGCCAACAGCTGTACCAGAACCTTCTGTAGTACTCGGTATTTTGGGTGTAGCTGGAATCGTTGCTACACAACGCAAGTTAAAGAAAGTTTCCGGTTGA